In the genome of Persephonella sp. KM09-Lau-8, one region contains:
- a CDS encoding Uma2 family endonuclease: protein MPIATLSRKSISSKQKSPKPYKFTINHLKKMYEAGIFKPEEKIELINGETYKMTPIGFRHMKTVDKLNKILNSLISQENLPYVVSIQNPIKIDSKNLLYPDIAIYPEEIYKKEDIPKIKDAVLIIEISDTTLDYDREVKLPVYAKGKAREVWIINLKDNILEKYTQPSKKLFKSIHIYQKKEKIKIFNEKIELSEILNS, encoded by the coding sequence ATGCCAATAGCAACCCTATCCAGAAAATCTATATCCTCAAAACAAAAATCACCTAAACCATACAAATTCACCATAAACCATCTAAAAAAAATGTATGAGGCGGGGATATTTAAACCTGAAGAAAAAATAGAATTAATAAACGGGGAGACTTATAAGATGACACCAATAGGTTTTAGACACATGAAAACTGTGGACAAATTAAACAAAATTTTAAACAGCTTGATTTCTCAGGAAAATCTTCCTTATGTGGTTAGTATTCAAAACCCTATTAAAATTGATTCAAAAAACCTCCTATACCCAGATATAGCTATCTATCCAGAAGAAATTTACAAAAAAGAAGATATTCCAAAAATAAAAGATGCAGTTTTGATAATAGAGATTTCTGACACAACCCTTGATTACGACAGAGAAGTAAAACTTCCAGTTTACGCAAAAGGAAAAGCCAGAGAAGTCTGGATAATAAACCTGAAGGACAACATCCTTGAAAAATACACCCAGCCCTCGAAAAAACTGTTCAAATCAATCCATATCTACCAGAAAAAAGAGAAAATCAAAATTTTTAACGAAAAAATTGAGCTTTCAGAAATTTTAAATAGCTAA
- a CDS encoding class II fructose-bisphosphate aldolase, whose amino-acid sequence MPTIAKNTDELNSLLSGAVSVEGEKVSITDENKLRESVIDDLIYTAVFSEDENTKEEAKRLIREIANEFGAIAASIHDFYMAMGRGEVDKITTPAVNIRGMTYDVARQMFKVALNHDVGAFIFEIAKSEIGYTFQRPSEYAACVLAAAIKEGYKGPVFIQGDHFQFNAKKYAEDPEKELQAIKDLTEEAIKAGFYNIDIDPSTLVDYSKPTLKEQQYHNYINTAKMTQFIREIEPEGVTVSVGGEIGHIGGKNSTVEEFEAFMEGYLEELPEGMPGISKISVQTGTEHGGIPLPDGRVAEVKLDFNVLRDIGKVAREKYGLGGTVQHGASTLPDELFDKFPENNCCEIHLATGFQNIMYDLIPEDFREKIYSWIKENLKNEWKEGWTEEQFIYKTRKKGFGPFKYEWWTLDEEYKNKILDALYKKFEFLFGKLNAFNTKEVVEKYVKPVKLPYGTIRK is encoded by the coding sequence ATGCCAACGATAGCAAAAAACACCGATGAACTGAATTCTTTATTAAGTGGTGCTGTATCTGTAGAAGGTGAAAAAGTTTCTATAACAGATGAAAACAAACTGAGGGAAAGCGTAATTGATGACCTTATCTATACAGCTGTTTTTTCTGAGGATGAAAACACAAAAGAAGAAGCAAAAAGGCTTATAAGGGAAATTGCCAATGAGTTTGGAGCAATTGCAGCCTCTATACATGATTTTTATATGGCAATGGGCAGAGGAGAGGTTGATAAAATAACAACTCCAGCTGTTAACATCAGGGGAATGACCTACGATGTTGCAAGACAGATGTTTAAGGTTGCTCTTAACCATGACGTTGGAGCTTTTATCTTTGAAATAGCAAAATCAGAAATAGGATACACATTCCAGAGACCTTCTGAGTATGCTGCCTGCGTTTTAGCAGCTGCAATAAAAGAGGGATACAAAGGACCTGTTTTTATACAGGGAGACCACTTCCAGTTTAATGCTAAAAAGTATGCAGAAGACCCAGAAAAAGAACTTCAAGCTATAAAAGACCTTACAGAAGAAGCCATAAAAGCAGGCTTTTACAACATAGATATTGACCCTTCAACCCTTGTTGACTACTCAAAACCAACCCTGAAAGAACAGCAGTATCATAACTACATAAACACTGCAAAAATGACCCAGTTTATCAGGGAAATTGAGCCTGAAGGGGTTACTGTTTCTGTAGGTGGAGAGATTGGACATATTGGTGGTAAAAACTCAACTGTAGAAGAGTTTGAGGCATTTATGGAAGGATATCTGGAGGAACTTCCAGAAGGGATGCCAGGAATATCTAAAATTTCTGTTCAGACTGGAACAGAACACGGAGGAATTCCCCTACCAGATGGAAGAGTAGCAGAAGTTAAACTGGATTTTAATGTTCTTAGAGATATTGGAAAGGTAGCAAGGGAAAAATACGGTTTAGGTGGAACAGTTCAGCACGGAGCTTCAACACTTCCAGATGAACTATTTGACAAATTCCCTGAAAACAACTGCTGCGAAATTCACCTTGCAACAGGCTTCCAGAATATAATGTATGACCTTATTCCAGAAGATTTCAGAGAAAAAATCTACAGCTGGATAAAGGAAAACCTCAAAAATGAATGGAAAGAAGGCTGGACAGAAGAGCAGTTTATCTACAAAACAAGAAAAAAAGGTTTTGGACCCTTTAAATATGAATGGTGGACATTAGACGAGGAATACAAAAACAAAATCCTTGATGCCCTTTACAAAAAATTTGAGTTTCTCTTTGGAAAACTAAACGCATTCAACACAAAAGAAGTTGTTGAGAAATATGTTAAACCTGTAAAACTGCCTTACGGCACAATCAGAAAATAA
- a CDS encoding YkgJ family cysteine cluster protein produces MEKLKNLILAAAGIYRQPELVDEIIALQEELNQQIDKQINQQKGLACQKGCSYCCYGWNVQMTIPEMLMVIRDLNSFSPEKRIKIADRIYEFSNLNDYNGVACPLLENSLCLVYESRPFICRTYSSYDVSLCENRKEFVFPPFVEKIIKDIVLPFEENIEEPFRTLFETKVPISNIKFDYHRGLFYLNLANTIKIIPTPEKTEIFPLEFAKKYLQT; encoded by the coding sequence TTGGAGAAATTAAAAAATCTCATACTTGCTGCTGCAGGAATTTACAGACAACCAGAGCTTGTTGATGAAATTATTGCTTTGCAGGAAGAATTAAACCAGCAGATTGATAAACAGATAAATCAGCAAAAAGGTTTAGCCTGTCAAAAAGGCTGCTCTTACTGCTGTTATGGCTGGAATGTCCAGATGACTATCCCAGAAATGCTGATGGTTATAAGAGACTTAAATTCCTTTTCTCCAGAAAAAAGGATAAAAATAGCTGACAGAATATATGAATTTTCCAATCTAAATGATTATAATGGGGTAGCCTGTCCTTTGCTTGAAAATAGTCTGTGTCTGGTTTATGAAAGCAGACCTTTTATCTGCAGAACATATTCTTCTTATGATGTTTCTTTATGTGAAAATCGGAAAGAATTTGTTTTTCCACCTTTTGTTGAAAAAATAATAAAAGATATTGTCCTTCCATTTGAGGAAAATATAGAAGAGCCTTTTAGAACCTTATTTGAAACAAAAGTCCCTATTTCCAACATAAAATTTGATTACCACAGGGGCTTATTTTATCTAAATCTGGCAAATACTATAAAAATTATTCCTACACCTGAAAAAACAGAAATTTTTCCACTGGAATTTGCAAAAAAATATCTTCAAACCTGA
- the trmFO gene encoding FADH(2)-oxidizing methylenetetrahydrofolate--tRNA-(uracil(54)-C(5))-methyltransferase TrmFO: protein MKKVAVIGAGLAGSEAAYKIAEEGFNVDLYEMRPVKQTPAHRTEKFAELVCSNSLGGKEITTGAGLLKEEMKKLGSLVVETAEKFDVPAGGALAVDREKFSEEITKTLENHPNIKVIRKEITKIPENYDFVIIATGPLTSEELSKEIQKITGAEHLYFYDAIAPTVDAETVDYSKGFWGDRYGKGEGDYFNCVLTEEEYEQFYSELLKGEQVPLKDFEKAVFFEGCLPIEEIARRGKQTLLFGPMKPVGLVDPRTGKQPFAVVQLRKENREGTLLSLVGFQTKLKYPEQKRIFRLIPALKDATFVRLGSIHRNTFIQSQKVLKPTLQLKKNPKILFAGQITGVEGYAASAATGILAGINVVRMLKGKEPVVPPETTMLGGLVKYITEPKDELQPMNPNFALLPDLNKKVKDKRKRKLLKAERALKDMEEFAKNWRN, encoded by the coding sequence ATGAAAAAAGTAGCAGTAATCGGAGCAGGGCTTGCAGGTAGCGAGGCAGCCTATAAGATAGCAGAGGAAGGATTTAATGTCGATTTATACGAAATGAGACCTGTCAAACAGACCCCTGCCCACAGAACAGAAAAATTTGCCGAACTGGTATGTTCAAACTCCCTTGGTGGAAAAGAAATCACAACAGGGGCAGGACTTTTAAAAGAAGAAATGAAAAAATTAGGTTCCCTTGTGGTAGAAACCGCGGAAAAATTTGATGTTCCGGCAGGTGGAGCTCTGGCAGTTGACAGGGAAAAATTCTCAGAAGAAATAACAAAAACCCTTGAAAATCACCCAAATATAAAAGTAATCAGAAAAGAGATAACCAAAATCCCTGAAAATTACGACTTTGTCATAATAGCCACAGGACCCTTAACCTCCGAAGAACTTTCAAAAGAGATACAAAAAATAACAGGAGCAGAGCATTTATATTTTTATGATGCCATTGCCCCAACCGTTGATGCAGAAACCGTTGATTACTCAAAAGGTTTCTGGGGAGATAGATACGGCAAAGGAGAAGGGGATTATTTTAACTGCGTTTTAACAGAGGAAGAATACGAGCAATTCTACAGTGAGCTTTTAAAAGGAGAACAGGTTCCGTTAAAGGATTTTGAAAAGGCAGTATTTTTTGAAGGCTGCCTACCTATTGAGGAAATAGCCAGAAGAGGAAAACAGACCCTTTTATTTGGACCTATGAAACCTGTCGGGCTTGTTGACCCAAGAACAGGTAAACAACCTTTTGCAGTAGTTCAGCTTAGAAAAGAAAATAGAGAGGGAACTCTTCTTTCTCTGGTTGGATTTCAAACAAAGCTGAAATATCCCGAACAAAAAAGAATATTTAGGCTTATTCCAGCCTTAAAAGATGCTACATTTGTCCGACTTGGATCTATCCATAGGAACACATTTATACAGTCTCAGAAGGTATTAAAGCCAACTCTTCAGCTTAAAAAAAACCCTAAGATACTCTTTGCAGGCCAGATAACAGGTGTTGAAGGATATGCAGCTTCTGCAGCAACAGGAATACTGGCAGGAATTAATGTCGTTAGAATGCTAAAAGGCAAAGAGCCTGTTGTTCCACCTGAAACAACAATGCTTGGTGGACTTGTAAAATACATAACAGAGCCAAAAGATGAACTCCAGCCTATGAACCCGAATTTTGCCCTTTTACCTGATTTGAACAAAAAAGTAAAAGACAAAAGGAAAAGAAAACTTCTGAAAGCAGAAAGAGCATTAAAAGATATGGAGGAGTTTGCAAAAAATTGGAGAAATTAA
- a CDS encoding cation:proton antiporter yields the protein METHDFILGLLLILVSARIFAELFSYLRIPPVLGEVFAGILIGPSVLGIVEVNQIIKILAEIGIILLLFEVGLETDLKKLQKEGMKSIIVAVFGALIPFIGGFAISYYIFNLPLIVSLFIGGTLTATSIGITIRVLKDLGKERTSAAQIVVGAAVLDDIIGVVLLVILADFALTGQINLENTLRIIILVAFFFATAPVLASLMSKVIHVYDSKYRKLPGFIPTIIVSLILFFAYVAHLFGAPEIIGAFAAGIALSRRFFLPFGIALKADPHFVEKLETQMKPLIYLFTPIFFVTVGLSMNLREIDFSSPTFWLLTFSLLVIAVIGKIGGAYLLKGVSNIRKLIIGTSMVPRGEVGLIFAELGKTSKVFTNEIYSALVFVVILTTLVPPFVMKYLFKLEEKS from the coding sequence ATGGAAACCCACGATTTCATCCTTGGCTTATTGCTAATCTTAGTTTCAGCACGGATATTTGCAGAACTATTTTCATATTTGAGAATACCACCTGTTTTAGGAGAAGTATTTGCAGGAATACTTATAGGTCCAAGTGTTTTAGGTATTGTTGAAGTTAATCAGATAATAAAAATACTTGCAGAGATAGGAATAATACTTCTACTTTTTGAGGTAGGATTAGAAACAGACCTTAAAAAATTACAAAAAGAAGGAATGAAATCTATAATAGTTGCCGTTTTTGGAGCATTAATCCCATTTATAGGTGGGTTTGCTATAAGCTATTACATTTTTAATCTTCCGTTGATAGTTTCTTTATTTATAGGAGGGACGCTAACAGCAACCAGTATAGGAATTACTATAAGAGTTCTTAAAGATTTAGGAAAAGAAAGAACCTCTGCTGCACAGATAGTGGTAGGTGCAGCGGTATTAGATGATATTATTGGAGTTGTTCTTCTGGTAATACTTGCTGATTTTGCCCTAACAGGACAGATAAATCTGGAAAATACACTGCGAATTATAATACTTGTGGCATTTTTCTTTGCGACTGCTCCAGTTTTAGCATCACTTATGTCTAAAGTAATCCATGTATATGACTCAAAATACAGAAAACTTCCTGGATTTATTCCAACAATCATTGTATCTCTCATCCTGTTTTTTGCCTATGTTGCACATCTTTTTGGAGCCCCAGAAATAATAGGAGCTTTTGCAGCAGGAATTGCTTTATCCAGAAGATTTTTCCTTCCATTTGGAATTGCCCTGAAAGCAGATCCTCACTTTGTTGAAAAACTTGAAACCCAGATGAAACCTCTGATTTATCTATTTACACCTATATTTTTTGTTACTGTAGGACTTTCTATGAATTTACGTGAAATAGATTTTAGTTCTCCTACCTTCTGGTTACTGACATTTTCTCTTTTAGTGATTGCAGTTATAGGAAAAATAGGAGGAGCATACCTGCTGAAAGGAGTTAGTAATATAAGAAAGCTTATAATAGGAACTTCAATGGTTCCACGGGGAGAAGTGGGACTTATATTTGCAGAACTTGGAAAAACCTCAAAAGTATTCACAAATGAGATATATTCTGCACTGGTATTTGTAGTAATACTAACTACCCTTGTTCCACCATTTGTAATGAAATATCTGTTTAAATTAGAAGAAAAAAGTTGA
- a CDS encoding DUF808 family protein, with the protein MASGILALLDDIAYLMDDVASSTKIAAQKTSAVLGDDLAVGAKKASEYPPSRELPVLWAITKGSFVNKLIVVPLILTLNYFLPFIIKPVLMIGGLYLAYEGAEKILEFFHLVKHHSEERKLSEKEKIRSAIITDFILSLEIVIIAISTLQDKPFLVQALSVSIIALLATIGVYGFVALIVRLDDMGIYLIENFDGFLEKMGVLMVKSVPYIIKGLSVIGTLAMVLVAGGIYLHSLEFLHHLTEPIPAIVGEFLIGLILGIFAFFTKQIISSFLHRS; encoded by the coding sequence ATGGCTTCTGGAATTCTCGCTTTACTGGATGATATTGCTTATTTAATGGATGATGTGGCGTCTTCTACAAAAATTGCTGCCCAGAAAACATCTGCAGTCTTAGGAGATGACCTTGCTGTAGGGGCGAAGAAGGCTTCTGAGTATCCCCCAAGCAGAGAACTACCTGTTTTGTGGGCAATCACAAAAGGTTCTTTTGTAAATAAGCTGATAGTCGTTCCGCTTATATTGACTCTTAATTATTTTTTGCCCTTTATTATCAAGCCTGTATTAATGATAGGTGGTCTATATTTAGCTTATGAAGGTGCTGAAAAAATACTGGAATTTTTCCATTTGGTTAAACACCATTCTGAAGAGAGGAAATTATCAGAAAAAGAGAAAATCAGGTCTGCAATTATTACAGATTTTATACTTTCTCTGGAGATAGTGATTATTGCTATCTCCACACTGCAAGATAAACCTTTTTTAGTTCAGGCTCTTTCTGTTTCCATAATAGCTTTACTGGCCACAATAGGAGTTTATGGTTTTGTTGCTCTTATTGTTCGTCTGGATGATATGGGGATTTATTTAATAGAGAATTTTGATGGTTTTTTAGAGAAAATGGGCGTTTTAATGGTTAAATCTGTACCATACATCATAAAAGGTCTGTCTGTTATCGGAACTCTGGCTATGGTTTTGGTGGCAGGGGGGATTTATTTACATAGTTTAGAGTTTTTGCATCATTTAACAGAACCTATTCCTGCTATTGTTGGAGAATTTTTAATAGGCTTAATTCTTGGAATTTTTGCCTTTTTTACAAAACAGATTATTTCCAGCTTTCTTCACCGGTCTTAA
- a CDS encoding molybdenum cofactor biosynthesis protein MoaE: MNVPQVYIGENWFDINDVLNSYKDETCGAVDIFLGIPRSAPEDGEVKELHYEAYISMAEKVIKEIINEAKKKFGIKYAVVHHRTGVVPVLVPSFLVAVWAGHRQEAFEACRYIVDETKARAPIWKKEVFKTGEESWK, from the coding sequence ATGAACGTGCCACAGGTTTATATAGGAGAAAACTGGTTTGATATAAATGATGTGCTGAATAGCTACAAAGATGAAACCTGTGGGGCTGTTGATATATTTTTGGGTATTCCACGTTCAGCTCCAGAAGACGGAGAAGTAAAGGAACTCCATTACGAAGCTTATATATCAATGGCAGAAAAGGTAATAAAAGAAATCATAAATGAAGCAAAGAAAAAATTTGGAATCAAATATGCAGTAGTCCATCATAGAACAGGCGTTGTGCCTGTTCTGGTTCCTTCATTTCTGGTTGCTGTATGGGCAGGACACAGACAGGAAGCATTTGAAGCCTGCAGATATATAGTAGATGAAACGAAGGCAAGAGCTCCTATCTGGAAAAAAGAGGTCTTTAAGACCGGTGAAGAAAGCTGGAAATAA
- a CDS encoding thioredoxin fold domain-containing protein, which produces MRKIFYLFFAGVLAVFLGCQQQASEKFKVDPEPIIQDAIKNKKFLILVYESASCKYCEKLNREVLSQPDVKERLIKNKVNVAIINIYGNRKITDPETKQKMEESALSVANRVGGLPTVIVYDPENDFKVLFRWSGYVPKNDFKDFLDYLGSGCYKKLKFEEYLQKNKSC; this is translated from the coding sequence ATGAGAAAAATTTTCTATCTATTTTTTGCAGGAGTTTTAGCGGTTTTTTTAGGTTGCCAGCAGCAAGCCTCAGAAAAGTTTAAAGTTGACCCAGAGCCTATTATTCAGGATGCTATAAAAAACAAAAAGTTTCTTATTCTGGTATATGAGTCTGCTTCCTGCAAATATTGTGAGAAACTAAACAGAGAAGTTTTATCCCAGCCAGATGTCAAAGAAAGATTAATTAAAAATAAGGTTAACGTAGCTATTATCAATATTTATGGAAACAGGAAAATAACAGACCCTGAAACAAAACAAAAAATGGAAGAAAGTGCCCTGTCTGTTGCCAATAGAGTTGGAGGATTACCTACGGTTATAGTTTATGACCCGGAAAATGATTTTAAAGTTTTATTCAGATGGTCTGGATACGTTCCCAAGAATGATTTTAAGGACTTTTTAGATTATCTGGGTTCAGGATGTTATAAAAAATTAAAATTTGAAGAATACTTACAAAAAAATAAATCCTGTTAG
- a CDS encoding pyridoxal phosphate-dependent aminotransferase: MKFSERVLRVQPSQTLVITAKAAEMRRKGIDVIGFGAGEPDFDTPDFVKEAAIKALQEGKTKYTPAAGIPELREGIAKRLKEKNNIDYKPSEVIVTPGAKMGLYEIFATILNPGDEVIVPAPYWVSYTEQIKLCDGIPVIVEMSEENGFVLTADLVESAITDKTKALVLNTPSNPTGAVIPRSELEKIAEVCLRHNILIISDECYEEFCYDEEHVSIASISPEVRDITFTVNAFSKAYSMTGWRLGWVAAPEEYIKKINIIQSQTISNPTSFAQYGALAALEDKGKFPAMMKEEFRKRRDFIVQEFLSIEGITCPVPKGAFYVFPNISAYIKGDIKNDIDFTAYLLEEAKVAVVPGSAFGKEGYIRLSYATSMDNIKEGMRRIKEALAKL, translated from the coding sequence ATGAAATTTTCAGAAAGGGTTCTCAGGGTTCAACCTTCACAAACACTTGTTATTACTGCAAAAGCTGCAGAAATGAGAAGAAAAGGCATTGATGTTATCGGATTTGGAGCAGGAGAACCTGATTTTGATACGCCTGATTTTGTAAAAGAAGCAGCAATAAAAGCTCTACAGGAAGGAAAGACAAAATACACACCAGCAGCAGGAATACCTGAGCTTAGAGAAGGAATAGCAAAAAGACTAAAAGAAAAAAACAACATTGATTATAAACCTTCAGAAGTTATTGTTACTCCCGGTGCAAAAATGGGACTTTATGAGATATTTGCCACAATACTAAATCCCGGAGACGAAGTAATAGTCCCAGCACCATACTGGGTTTCATATACAGAGCAGATTAAACTTTGCGATGGAATACCTGTTATTGTAGAAATGTCAGAAGAAAATGGATTTGTCCTAACTGCTGACCTTGTTGAAAGTGCAATAACAGACAAAACAAAAGCACTTGTTCTAAATACACCTTCAAATCCAACAGGAGCAGTCATACCCCGTAGCGAACTGGAAAAAATAGCAGAGGTTTGCCTGAGACATAACATACTAATCATCTCTGACGAATGTTATGAGGAATTCTGCTACGACGAAGAGCATGTTAGCATAGCATCTATTTCTCCAGAAGTCAGGGATATAACATTTACCGTAAATGCCTTTTCTAAGGCTTACTCTATGACAGGCTGGAGGCTTGGATGGGTTGCAGCCCCTGAAGAATACATTAAGAAAATAAATATCATCCAGTCCCAAACAATTTCTAACCCAACCTCATTTGCTCAATATGGAGCACTGGCAGCACTTGAAGACAAAGGCAAATTCCCTGCAATGATGAAGGAAGAATTTAGAAAAAGAAGAGATTTTATAGTTCAGGAATTTTTATCTATAGAAGGAATTACCTGTCCTGTGCCCAAAGGAGCTTTTTATGTATTTCCAAATATCTCTGCATACATAAAAGGCGATATTAAAAATGATATAGATTTTACAGCATATCTGCTTGAAGAAGCAAAAGTTGCTGTTGTTCCCGGTTCAGCATTTGGTAAAGAGGGATACATAAGACTTTCCTATGCAACATCAATGGATAATATAAAAGAGGGAATGAGGAGAATTAAGGAGGCTCTGGCAAAATTATAA
- a CDS encoding folate-binding protein YgfZ, whose amino-acid sequence MFWAELDRYKIKIYGKESKLPLKSQTRDDIAFLHNLLSNDIKGLQSGKFNYNLRLTGNGEPIQDFFVYKDDDFFILDTDENPEELISELNKLKLSLKVFFEPLSYQHLIIWGDGVEEFLKNLGFEIPQEFNFLKKDEIYLTNNPLRIGQSVYELFGNLESIIPQLEKFEKADQETLEKLRIENCIPKIGKELKKGFHPLEANILYAFSFEKGCYVGQEAIARVYFRGRPPRTLSKFQIEKSVEENEKIYLNDKPVGVITSVSPDKTTALGYILRSLFEEGKTYKTDNGELKIIKECNFENLNIK is encoded by the coding sequence ATGTTCTGGGCAGAGCTTGATAGATATAAAATCAAAATTTATGGAAAAGAAAGTAAACTACCGTTAAAAAGTCAAACCAGGGATGATATAGCATTTTTGCACAATCTACTTTCAAACGACATTAAAGGGCTTCAATCCGGCAAATTTAACTACAATTTAAGACTCACTGGAAATGGAGAGCCTATACAGGATTTTTTTGTTTACAAAGATGATGATTTTTTTATTCTGGATACAGATGAAAATCCAGAGGAGCTAATATCAGAGCTTAATAAACTGAAACTTTCCCTTAAGGTATTTTTTGAGCCTTTATCCTATCAACATCTTATTATTTGGGGAGATGGTGTAGAAGAGTTTTTGAAAAACTTAGGATTTGAAATTCCACAGGAATTTAATTTTCTTAAAAAAGATGAAATATATCTAACTAATAATCCGCTGAGAATAGGACAAAGTGTTTATGAGCTGTTTGGAAATCTGGAAAGTATTATTCCACAGCTGGAAAAGTTTGAGAAAGCAGATCAGGAAACCCTTGAAAAACTCAGAATAGAAAATTGTATTCCAAAGATTGGAAAAGAATTGAAAAAAGGATTTCATCCCTTAGAGGCAAATATTTTGTATGCTTTTAGCTTTGAAAAGGGCTGTTATGTGGGTCAGGAGGCAATTGCAAGGGTTTATTTTAGAGGCAGACCACCAAGGACTCTATCCAAATTTCAGATTGAAAAATCTGTAGAAGAAAACGAAAAAATTTATTTAAATGACAAACCTGTAGGGGTGATAACCTCTGTATCACCTGATAAAACCACAGCACTGGGATATATACTCAGAAGTCTGTTTGAAGAAGGAAAAACTTACAAAACTGATAACGGAGAACTAAAAATCATAAAGGAGTGTAATTTTGAAAATTTAAATATAAAATAA
- a CDS encoding TlyA family RNA methyltransferase has protein sequence MATKERLDKLLVEKGLVESREKAQRLIMAGVVFVNNQKVDKPGTKVKTDANIYIKEKEKYVSRGGYKLEKGINVFKPDIKDKICLDIGASTGGFTDCLLQHGAKKVYAVDVGTNQLHEKLKNNPAVISLEKTNARYLTEKEIPEKIDFVVSDVSFISILKILPNICELLKDGAEGIILIKPQFELSKNEVKGGVVKDEKLHQKAIKKVIDGLEKSCYCVKDLDFSETWGPEGNIEFLAFIEKGNDCKKGQISEEKIKQVVQQAHEKFKQSRS, from the coding sequence ATGGCTACAAAAGAGAGATTAGATAAGCTTCTTGTGGAAAAAGGACTGGTGGAGAGTAGGGAAAAAGCTCAGCGGCTTATAATGGCTGGGGTTGTTTTTGTTAACAATCAGAAGGTTGACAAACCTGGAACAAAGGTAAAAACAGACGCCAATATATACATAAAAGAAAAAGAAAAATACGTATCCAGAGGCGGATATAAACTGGAAAAGGGAATAAATGTTTTCAAACCGGATATAAAAGATAAAATCTGTCTTGATATTGGAGCCTCAACAGGTGGTTTCACAGATTGCCTTCTGCAACACGGAGCCAAAAAGGTATATGCCGTTGATGTTGGAACAAACCAGCTCCATGAAAAGCTAAAGAACAATCCTGCTGTAATATCTCTTGAAAAAACCAATGCCAGATATTTAACAGAAAAAGAAATCCCTGAAAAAATTGATTTTGTTGTTTCTGATGTTTCTTTTATTTCCATATTAAAAATACTTCCCAATATATGTGAACTTTTAAAAGATGGAGCAGAAGGAATAATCCTTATAAAACCACAATTTGAATTATCAAAAAATGAGGTTAAAGGTGGCGTTGTAAAGGATGAAAAACTACACCAAAAAGCTATTAAAAAAGTTATAGATGGTTTAGAAAAAAGCTGTTATTGTGTTAAAGATTTAGACTTTTCTGAAACATGGGGTCCTGAAGGAAATATAGAATTTCTTGCTTTTATTGAAAAGGGTAATGATTGTAAAAAAGGTCAGATTTCAGAAGAAAAAATAAAACAGGTAGTTCAACAAGCCCACGAAAAATTTAAACAATCCAGAAGTTGA